The sequence TTCAAATGTTTTAAGCCGAAGCATCTGTTCAATAAGAGACGAGCAGATAATCCATCCTtttggacaacttgaaaatcaTTTGCATGAAGGGGACAATTAACAACCAGGGAAAACACTGATGACGCACTTAGATCAAAATTTTCTACAAAATGACCATAGACATCAAACCTCAGATGCTTGGCTCCAGACATTTTGATCCGGCACCTCTCACCTTTAGGAAGACCCGAGTGGTGTGACACATTGAACTTAGTCAATGCTGGAGCCTTGATTTCCACCATATTCACTTTGAACCATTTGCAATTGTCTAGTTGAAGCCTCTCCATGACCGGAAAATCAAACGTGGGCGTGTTGGAAACACGCTCATTTATAAATTGAACTCGGGCAAGATGCAGTATCTTAATGTTGGAAAACCAGTTGTCCGGGGGGAGTCTGAGAGTGCAAGGTAGTTGAAGTTTGAGTATCATCAAAGACGTGCAATGAAAAAGGCAACGGGGTAAAACAACACCTTCACGGTCATAGTTTATCTCCACATGCTCAGCATTTCTCATTAACACAGCAGTTAACCATGTTAGCAGTCGACTAGGGCTGTACTTGTACAAACATGTTAGACGAAAGGTTTTTATGGTCGGAATCGGAGCAAGGAGGAGAATCCTGTCTATGAAGTTGACAGCACTCTTCTGTCTCGCCCTTTTTCGCGAAAACCTCCTTGTCTCGTCGATGTCTACATTATAAATACAAGTCCATTTGTACTCCCATTCCTTGGACAACACACAAGTTCGAAGAGCATCCTTAGCCGGTAGGAGGGATAGAATATGACTGATAATGTTATCGGGTAAATTACTGATGATGTCTTCTCCAATATTGTCGACCGTAACCACAGGTACTACAGACACTGTCTCTATCGGTTTCTTACTCATGATTTCAGACCTGAAAATTCAAATTGTAAATTAAAAGAATCTGTAGAACTCGGTTTCTAGCTATGAAAATATATAAGGCGGAAAAGTGCGAAATCATGTCATGAAATTCCCAACACATGAACGTGATGACAATATGTCATGAAATTCCCAACACATGAACGTGATGACAATCAAAAACCTAACAAAATTTATGAAACGAAACCCTAGACATGTATAAATTAATTGGATTCAATCCAGAAAAACAAAATAGTCGGggtatttataatatataaataactaCGGCTAATTTACCTAGTAAAAATTAAAGCCACGATACAATTAACTTGCACGATCGATGCGTTTTCTGGAAGTTACTTTGGATGGTGATTGAGTTCATTGTTGGAGTGGGCTTGAGAATTTGAATGAGCGGCCAATAATTTGTTTTTCCCCATTCAAATTATAAAAATCCTAAACAAAAGTTTTAATGCATGCAAGTTCTTTTTTCTAAAAGCAAATTTGGTCGATTAATCAATATTATAGAATCTTTGATTGACCATGATTATATCTACCATTTTTAATCAATATTATAGAATCTTTGATTGACCATGATTATATCTAccatttttaaaagtttaatttaAAAAAGAGTGCGTGTACTTGtaacatttattttttgtaGAAATATCATAATCAACATTTGATTTGAAAATCTTTGGTGAGaacaaatgattttattgttccTAAAAAAAGGGTATACGAGTACAAGTAGCGGTAAATCACTATATTCTAAATCTTGTTTCGTACAACGGTACAAGTGGTTTcactttttataaaaattttgatatataatttattttttaaaaaaaaaacaaattagaaAGGTGCAAACGCCATATGAttttaaaaccaaaaaaaaataaaaataaaaataaaaagttgtGTGAGGAGTATATCGGCCTAAAGCAAAATATGTGGTGATATTAAAACTTGTGTGAGGAGTATATCGGCCTAAAGCAAAATATGTGGTGATATTGTTGAAGTGGTTTATTGCCAAAAACATAATGCTATGTGGTATAGTACTAAACAGTAAACACAACAAATTAAGGGATcttgaaatattattattatcacctaatattaaatatttggaCATATACGCGTTATATGTATTTGACCTATTCTAAAAATATTACTGTTATAACTTTcaaatttatgttatattattagTAATAATTATTACTTTAGAATAAATGCATGAGATATACTTGTGATCGATGTAAAATTCAAGTAAGTTATAGAATGATACAGAATTGTGGAAGAAAGAGCTAATCTTTTGGATAAATAAGCTTTGATTACATAAATGAATACATTTAGGTTGCATTTAGAtggataaatttgaaattcCTATATTTAAATCAATTGCATGTTTTGTTTGGTAAATTTATTTGGCAATCGAATTAAATTCCAAATAGTTATTTGTGGtagatttcaaatttatttatccAATAAAATAGACAACATTGAGTTCAATACATTATCAAATTCAAATCATTCCATCCAAATAAgcaatttattattatatgtttgcttttattttttaaatataagttTGTATTGTACGATATTTTTTTCAGCACACTCAAAAATACAACCGAAAGAGTACCCTTGAGATTAGCCTATTCACGCACACGATGATTCATCCGCACATATTTTTCAATcggatttattattttaaatttttggattattaatcattattacaatcaacaataatttaaaaagtaATATCTtggtaattttaaattttttggaaaatggTTCCTATAGTTTTTATAAATTCAATAGATAAGGATAAAACATATTTTAGTAGGTTTTGTGAGAAGTTTTACTTATCGatccaatatattttttaaaaaaaataatatttttgaaataaaaaaaatttatgaatccAATCAAATCAGATGTCTATAACACAAGAGAAtgttgaaaaattaatttttgtgatttaataatttcaatttttcagaaaatggagAGGATAAGTTTTATAAATTCACTAGTATATCTAATAGATAAGAGTAAAACATATTTGagtaattttaaaactttctgaaattgataaaagaaaaaaaaaaaaaaggttttatGACACTATATGAGATATGAATCGATAGATATCTTTGAATTACAAATTTAGTTAATAAAATAtcttattacatatatatatatatatatatatatatatatatatgtccaaCTCAtccccgacaactaaaacccggtagtgggttttagtggtcggggacgagttggtcaggaatggttgggcagctgaaaattactcatatatatatatatatacacacacatatatatatataaatatatatatatatataaactgaTGGAATAATATTTCTTTGATATATTTCCAATAATGAATACAAAAATGTTTATATACATCTAGAAAGCCTAAGAGATAAgagaaaaatataattacaaaatatacagacgataatatataatatattacaaTAGACCCCCTCAAGATGGTGATCTCATAGAGACACCATTCTTGGAACAGAGTAGACGCATTCGAGCACTGGGTAGCGGCTTCGTCAGAGCATCAGCCAGCTGATCAGAGGAAGGGGCACGAGAACATCGAATTTGTTTACTCTGAACCAGCTCGCGAACAAAGTGGTAATCCAATTCAATATGTTTCATGCGAGAGTGAAAAACTGGATTAGCACAGAGATACGTAGCCCCAATGTTATCACAGTAGATGGAGACAGGGAAAGACCCAATAGCAACCCCGAGTTCTTGAAGAAGCCATCGAACCCATTGGATTTCGGCAGCAGTAGATGCAATGGCACGATATTCAGCTTCAGCAGATGAGCTAGCAACAGTCCCTTGCTTTTTGGAGCTCCATGAGATAGGGGTCGCGCCCAAGAACACAATATATGCGCCAATGGAAGTGCAATCATCAAGATCACCGGCCCAATCCGCATCACAGTAAGCATGAAAAATCTGAGAGAACTTTTCCAAAGAAGAAGACCATAGGAGCGTGTATAATTTAAATAGCGCAAGAGACGCTTGACGGCAACCCAGTGAAAAGAAGAAGGCGAGTTCATGAACTGGGATAACTTGTTGACAACAAAGGCAATGTCAGGACAAGTAAAAGAGAGATACTACAGACTGCCCACCGTTTGACGATACAGTGTAGCAACAGTAGGTGGAGAGCTGTCCAGCAGGTGCAGAGACACCGACGTGGCAAGCGGAGTTGAAACTAGTTTGAAGTCTGCCATGTTCGTCCTAGTGAGAACATCAAAAAGATATTTTTTCTACGATAGACAAAGGCCCCCTTTACAGAAAAATGACTGCTTATGCAATCAACGAAGGCCTGGATAGCACTAGAATTATTTCCCGTGAGAATgagatcatcaacatatacaagaAGATACATAGTAATGCCGCCAGAgcgaaaaaaaattaagatgTGTCAGCAATAGAGCAAGTAAAGCCAACACCGAGGACAAACTGACGAAGCGTCGTGTACCAAGCGCccgatgcctgtttgagaccatagattgccTTGTTCAATTTACATACATAGGAGGGGAGCGAACTATCAACAAAACCAGGTGGTTATGCCATATAAACACAATCGGCTAGATCACCTTGCAGGAAAGAATTATTAACATCCATTTGACGAAGAGACCACTCATTGAAGACAGCCAGAGACAAGAGAATGCGAAAAGTAGTGGGTTTCGCTATAGAACTAAAAGTGTCCGAGTAATCAAGACCGGGACGTTGATTAATACATGATAAAAAATCCTCGGGTCAgggagttgctcgctcgagcgtaatttgtgctcgctcaagcgagccgCGCGTagagaatttttaaaattggaaACTCTCGCTCGGGAAGGATATTATCTTTTGGGGATCTTGGACACTTAAATACCGACTTAATCATCAGATTAAAGGGGGAGAACGTAGACAACAGAGGAGGAGGCTACTAagacttgggagagaagatttatcgtttctttcttcttcttctttttattttgaattataatttcaattattgattagtgtgttttcaaccaagacggcgtgattgggccgaacaaattcatgtagaaaacttagatgtttatttgagatttttcagatttgatttgattttattgattgttagattcatATTTGTCATGtggatagtctgatcaactgtttgcttgcatgttaattggttccaagtcgacagaggagggattgatt comes from Henckelia pumila isolate YLH828 chromosome 4, ASM3356847v2, whole genome shotgun sequence and encodes:
- the LOC140867383 gene encoding F-box/LRR-repeat protein At4g14103-like isoform X2, coding for MSKKPIETVSVVPVVTVDNIGEDIISNLPDNIISHILSLLPAKDALRTCVLSKEWEYKWTCIYNVDIDETRRFSRKRARQKSAVNFIDRILLLAPIPTIKTFRLTCLYKYSPSRLLTWLTAVLMRNAEHVEINYDREGVVLPRCLFHCTSLMILKLQLPCTLRLPPDNWFSNIKILHLARVQFINERVSNTPTFDFPVMERLQLDNCKWFKVNMVEIKAPALTKFNVSHHSGLPKGERCRIKMSGAKHLRCFGLKHLKLAGNVVEGIVVTKQGPPLPEFDMLKRLELFNKCKIGSLLEILHAMPLLETIIFEMLQWDDDIYDEVESLPSCITHHLSSVQFRLFNGKKEHVHMADFWLTNAVGLKKMLGLSRKRSEESQSEENFWTKLKSVFKDGNLMVGSSIKNMADFERFFG
- the LOC140867383 gene encoding F-box/LRR-repeat protein At4g14103-like isoform X1, with translation MSKKPIETVSVVPVVTVDNIGEDIISNLPDNIISHILSLLPAKDALRTCVLSKEWEYKWTCIYNVDIDETRRFSRKRARQKSAVNFIDRILLLAPIPTIKTFRLTCLYKYSPSRLLTWLTAVLMRNAEHVEINYDREGVVLPRCLFHCTSLMILKLQLPCTLRLPPDNWFSNIKILHLARVQFINERVSNTPTFDFPVMERLQLDNCKWFKVNMVEIKAPALTKFNVSHHSGLPKGERCRIKMSGAKHLRFDVYGHFVENFDLSASSVFSLVVNCPLHANDFQVVQKDGLSARLLLNRCFGLKHLKLAGNVVEGIVVTKQGPPLPEFDMLKRLELFNKCKIGSLLEILHAMPLLETIIFEMLQWDDDIYDEVESLPSCITHHLSSVQFRLFNGKKEHVHMADFWLTNAVGLKKMLGLSRKRSEESQSEENFWTKLKSVFKDGNLMVGSSIKNMADFERFFG